Proteins encoded by one window of Clostridium bornimense:
- the fabZ gene encoding 3-hydroxyacyl-ACP dehydratase FabZ translates to MIMDVKQIQEILPHRYPFLLVDRVLEMEEGKRIVASKAVTMNEYFFQGHFPQEPVMPGVLIMEALAQTGAIAVLSMEQNRGKIAYFGGMNKVKFRNKVVPGDVLTLEMEIINLKSRAGVGKGTAYVDGKKVAEGELTFMIG, encoded by the coding sequence TACAAGAAATATTACCACATAGATATCCTTTTTTATTAGTAGATAGGGTTTTAGAGATGGAAGAAGGTAAAAGGATAGTTGCATCAAAAGCTGTAACAATGAATGAGTATTTTTTTCAAGGCCATTTTCCACAAGAACCAGTAATGCCTGGAGTACTTATAATGGAGGCATTAGCACAAACCGGTGCAATTGCAGTATTATCTATGGAACAAAATAGAGGGAAAATAGCATACTTTGGTGGTATGAATAAGGTTAAGTTTAGAAACAAGGTTGTACCAGGGGATGTATTAACATTAGAGATGGAAATAATAAACTTAAAGAGTAGAGCTGGTGTCGGAAAAGGCACTGCTTATGTAGATGGTAAAAAGGTGGCAGAGGGAGAATTAACATTTATGATTGGGTAA